In one window of Miscanthus floridulus cultivar M001 chromosome 12, ASM1932011v1, whole genome shotgun sequence DNA:
- the LOC136496799 gene encoding sphingoid long-chain bases kinase 1-like isoform X1 — protein MDGTELENPTSRSSSQKSSRRSSSRRSQKSSGQHSLTSTQEKRSKSKSSRQKHLVIDDKEAKKGKNHAHKIDVADERSNFLGYEVYAGKLIFDKKNRSASDNNQLPSNGKADAIDARLTSKALIWGSSVLLLEDVLSVSYNSGVKHFTLHAYPTKKSLFGKTRRVQKDFCFIASTLDEAILWVTCFAEQSIYVNLLPRPAASSINQDSDNPLSESLFDQPPIKCKSPQRVLVILNPRSGHGRSSKVFHEKAEPIFKLAGFLMEVVKTTHAGHAKSLVSTFDFSACPDGIVCVGGDGIVNEVLNGLLIRSDRAEAVSIPVGIIPAGSDNSLVWTVLGVRDPISASLLIVKGGFTALDILTVEWIQSGQIHFGSTVSYYGFLSDVLELSEKYQKKFGPLRYFVAGILKFLCLPSYFYELEYLPVSKEMAVNGKGTDQDKTYLSNVYTDVMHSRSKREGIPRASSLSSIDSIMTPRRMSLGDVDTSGSTVASTEPSDYVRGLDPKAKRLSLGRSNIVSEPEEVLHPQPHHGSFWPRTRSKARAERNSVGVTSTTDTRLSWAAPSMHDKEDISSTISDPGPIWDCEPKWDTGPKWDSELTWEPDHPIELPGPQEDMEMGVPMELVPNLDEKWVIRKGHFLGVLVCNHSCKTVQSLSSQVVAPKATHDDNSLDLLLVGGKGRWKLLRFFILLQFGRHLSLPYVEYVKVKSVKLKPGANTHNGCGIDGELCRVKGQVLCSLVPEQCRLIGRQCRQSI, from the exons ATGGATGGAACCGAGCTTGAAAATCCTACTTCTAGAAGCTCATCCCAGAAATCTAGCCGGCGTTCTAGTAGTAGGCGTTCTCAAAAGTCATCTGGACAGCATTCTTTGACCAGTACTCAAGAGAAAAGAAGCAAATCGAAATCTTCAAGGCAGAAGCACTTGGTTATTGACGACAAAGAggctaaaaaaggaaaaaaccatGCCCACAAAATTGATGTGGCAGATGAGAGGTCCAATTTTCTAGGTTATGAAGTGTATGCTGGAAAGCTGATTTTTGATAAGAAAAATAGAAGTGCAAGTGATAATAATCAGTTACCATCAAACGGAAAAGCTGATGCAATTGATGCTAGACTCACAAGTAAAGCTCTGATCTGGGGCAGCTCTGTACTCCTCCTGGAGGATGTCCTCTCT GTATCATATAATTCAGGAGTCAAACATTTTACATTGCATGCATACCCAACTAAAAAGTCTTTGTTTGGAAAGACACGCAGAGTTCAGAAAGACTTCTGCTTTATAGCCTCTACCCTTGACGAGGCCATTTTGTGGGTGACATGCTTTGCCGAACAAAGTATATATGTTAATTTACTACCTCGCCCTGCAGCATCTAGTATCAATCAAGACTCAGACAATCCCCTCAGTGAGTCTTTATTCGACCAGCCACCGATTAAATGCAAATCTCCGCAAAGAGTACTTGTTATATTGAACCCTCGATCTGGACATGGTAGATCAAGTAAAGTTTTCCATGAGAAAGCCGAACCTATATTTAAG CTTGCAGGTTTTCTGATGGAAGTAGTTAAAACTACTCATGCTGGGCATGCAAAATCTCTTGTATCTACATTTGATTTCAGTGCATGCCCTGATG GAATCGTGTGTGTGGGTGGTGATGGAATTGTGAATGAG GTGCTCAATGGTCTTCTCATTAGAAGTGATAGAGCAGAAGCTGTATCAATTCCAGTTGGAATAATTCCTGCAGGGTCTGACAACTCACTTGTCTGGACTGTTTTGGGAGTTAGAGATCCTATTTCTGCATCATTATTAATTGTTAAG GGTGGCTTCACAGCTCTAGACATCTTGACTGTCGAGTGGATTCAATCTGGGCAAATACATTTTGGCTCAACTGTTTCATACTATGGTTTTCTTAGTGATG TCCTGGAACTTTCTGAGAAATATCAGAAGAAATTTGGTCCTCTTCGGTATTTTGTGGCAGGAATACTGAAATTTTTGTGTTTGCCTAGCTACTTCTATGAACTAGAATATCTTCCTGTGTCAAAGGAGATGGCCGTGAATGGAAAAGGTACAGATCAAGACAAGACCTACTTGTCCAATGTCTATACTGATGTAATGCACAGCAGATCAAAGAGAGAAGGAATTCCAAGAGCCTCCAGTTTGTCCAGTATTGATTCTATTATGACTCCGAGGCGGATGTCACTTGGGGATGTTGATACATCAGGCAGTACAGTGGCAAGCACTGAACCATCAGACTACGTACGTGGTCTAGATCCAAAAGCAAAACGCCTGTCTCTGGGGAGAAGTAACATTGTTTCAGAACCTGAAGAAGTGCTACACCCTCAACCACATCACGGATCATTCTGGCCAAGAACCAGGTCGAAAGCAAGGGCTGAGAGAAATTCAGTTGGTGTAACATCTACTACTGACACACGGTTGTCTTGGGCAGCCCCATCAATGCATGATAAGGAAGACATTTCCTCAACAATATCAGATCCAGGACCTATTTGGGACTGTGAACCAAAGTGGGACACAGGGCCAAAATGGGATAGTGAGCTAACTTGGGAGCCTGACCACCCCATTGAACTTCCTGGACCACAAGAGGACATGGAAATGGGAGTACCAATGGAACTTGTGCCAAATTTGGATGAGAAATGGGTAATTAGGAAAGGGCACTTTCTTGGTGTCCTAGTATGCAACCATTCATGCAAGACAGTGCAAAGTCTGAGTTCACAAGTTGTTGCACCGAAGGCCACCCATGATGACAACAGCTTGGACTTACTTTTAGTTGGTGGAAAAGGAAGATGGAAATTGCTGAGATTTTTCATACTTCTGCAATTCGGTCGCCATCTCTCTTTGCCTTACGTTGAATATGTGAAG GTGAAGTCAGTTAAACTTAAACCTGGGGCAAACACTCACAATGGCTGTGGCATAGATGGCGAGCTTTGCCGTGTCAAGGGACAAGTACTCTGCTCCCTGGTTCCGGAGCAATGCAGACTGATTGGCCGACAATGTAGACAGTCTATTTAA
- the LOC136496799 gene encoding sphingoid long-chain bases kinase 1-like isoform X2, which produces MLIYYLALQHLVSIKTQTIPSLAGFLMEVVKTTHAGHAKSLVSTFDFSACPDGIVCVGGDGIVNEVLNGLLIRSDRAEAVSIPVGIIPAGSDNSLVWTVLGVRDPISASLLIVKGGFTALDILTVEWIQSGQIHFGSTVSYYGFLSDVLELSEKYQKKFGPLRYFVAGILKFLCLPSYFYELEYLPVSKEMAVNGKGTDQDKTYLSNVYTDVMHSRSKREGIPRASSLSSIDSIMTPRRMSLGDVDTSGSTVASTEPSDYVRGLDPKAKRLSLGRSNIVSEPEEVLHPQPHHGSFWPRTRSKARAERNSVGVTSTTDTRLSWAAPSMHDKEDISSTISDPGPIWDCEPKWDTGPKWDSELTWEPDHPIELPGPQEDMEMGVPMELVPNLDEKWVIRKGHFLGVLVCNHSCKTVQSLSSQVVAPKATHDDNSLDLLLVGGKGRWKLLRFFILLQFGRHLSLPYVEYVKVKSVKLKPGANTHNGCGIDGELCRVKGQVLCSLVPEQCRLIGRQCRQSI; this is translated from the exons ATGTTAATTTACTACCTCGCCCTGCAGCATCTAGTATCAATCAAGACTCAGACAATCCCCTCA CTTGCAGGTTTTCTGATGGAAGTAGTTAAAACTACTCATGCTGGGCATGCAAAATCTCTTGTATCTACATTTGATTTCAGTGCATGCCCTGATG GAATCGTGTGTGTGGGTGGTGATGGAATTGTGAATGAG GTGCTCAATGGTCTTCTCATTAGAAGTGATAGAGCAGAAGCTGTATCAATTCCAGTTGGAATAATTCCTGCAGGGTCTGACAACTCACTTGTCTGGACTGTTTTGGGAGTTAGAGATCCTATTTCTGCATCATTATTAATTGTTAAG GGTGGCTTCACAGCTCTAGACATCTTGACTGTCGAGTGGATTCAATCTGGGCAAATACATTTTGGCTCAACTGTTTCATACTATGGTTTTCTTAGTGATG TCCTGGAACTTTCTGAGAAATATCAGAAGAAATTTGGTCCTCTTCGGTATTTTGTGGCAGGAATACTGAAATTTTTGTGTTTGCCTAGCTACTTCTATGAACTAGAATATCTTCCTGTGTCAAAGGAGATGGCCGTGAATGGAAAAGGTACAGATCAAGACAAGACCTACTTGTCCAATGTCTATACTGATGTAATGCACAGCAGATCAAAGAGAGAAGGAATTCCAAGAGCCTCCAGTTTGTCCAGTATTGATTCTATTATGACTCCGAGGCGGATGTCACTTGGGGATGTTGATACATCAGGCAGTACAGTGGCAAGCACTGAACCATCAGACTACGTACGTGGTCTAGATCCAAAAGCAAAACGCCTGTCTCTGGGGAGAAGTAACATTGTTTCAGAACCTGAAGAAGTGCTACACCCTCAACCACATCACGGATCATTCTGGCCAAGAACCAGGTCGAAAGCAAGGGCTGAGAGAAATTCAGTTGGTGTAACATCTACTACTGACACACGGTTGTCTTGGGCAGCCCCATCAATGCATGATAAGGAAGACATTTCCTCAACAATATCAGATCCAGGACCTATTTGGGACTGTGAACCAAAGTGGGACACAGGGCCAAAATGGGATAGTGAGCTAACTTGGGAGCCTGACCACCCCATTGAACTTCCTGGACCACAAGAGGACATGGAAATGGGAGTACCAATGGAACTTGTGCCAAATTTGGATGAGAAATGGGTAATTAGGAAAGGGCACTTTCTTGGTGTCCTAGTATGCAACCATTCATGCAAGACAGTGCAAAGTCTGAGTTCACAAGTTGTTGCACCGAAGGCCACCCATGATGACAACAGCTTGGACTTACTTTTAGTTGGTGGAAAAGGAAGATGGAAATTGCTGAGATTTTTCATACTTCTGCAATTCGGTCGCCATCTCTCTTTGCCTTACGTTGAATATGTGAAG GTGAAGTCAGTTAAACTTAAACCTGGGGCAAACACTCACAATGGCTGTGGCATAGATGGCGAGCTTTGCCGTGTCAAGGGACAAGTACTCTGCTCCCTGGTTCCGGAGCAATGCAGACTGATTGGCCGACAATGTAGACAGTCTATTTAA
- the LOC136496800 gene encoding uncharacterized protein, with protein sequence MEAPRGKKSVEFPAERSVHGHVPLVHGDADPAADGAHHSAVRERALQPAQRRRVQHHRLRPLRAQLVRELPPPPPGRRHRLLCQGRHLHLRVRRDRHVWICGRHPQLHVRAQHSTRERRRRLRRCLAWCGRRPRLRMRAQCATTGSDKHVPRAIFVDLEPTVIDEVCTGSYGQLFHPEQPISRKEDADNNFAHVHYTIGKEIVDLCLDRVYKLADNCTGLQGFWAFYAVGGGTGFGLGSLLLELAKSGVAFRSTVTAWSKLLSDAFWCVQLKGDVGKLQAHGNAKLVVKSNTCLLKFLIAKVISRRVNEFHLLGSECCITILEHPIFIFLDKMDNSSVILPIQKNGNDLEVSLLNHHWDLAGSNFIQLLLKALASFNICDGPERWLVELAVLCECKKEVEMLLPLTSPIPIFPNVRNYYRCMSEADANAVPSFLIDTTLPPMVQSINFSEIFQPFRSFQFSVWVISMDTIGWLVFDRG encoded by the coding sequence ATGGAGGCCCCGCGCGGCAAGAAGAGCGTGGAGTTTCCGGCGGAGCGCAGTGTCCATGGACACGTTCCGCTCGTCCACGGCGACGCGGATCCAGCGGCGGATGGCGCGCACCACAGCGCAGTCCGCGAACGTGCCCTGCAACCCGCGCAACGACGTCGTGTACAACATCACCGCCTGCGGCCGCTGCGCGCGCAATTGGTACgcgagctgccgccgccgccacctggaCGCCGTCATCGCCTTCTCTGTCAGGGACGACATCTCCACCTTCGGGTCCGTCGCGACCGTCATGTGTGGATCTGCGGTCGACATCCTCAGCTGCATGTGCGAGCACAGCACTCGACGAGGGAGAGGCGGAGGCGTCTGCGTAGGTGCCTTGCGTGGTGCGGTCGGCGCCCTCGGCTGCGCATGCGAGCACAATGCGCGACGACCGGTTCCGACAAGCATGTGCCGAGGGCCATATTCGTCGACCTGGAGCCCACTGTCATCGACGAGGTTTGCACTGGTTCATACGGCCAGCTCTTCCACCCAGAGCAGCCCATCTCGAGGAAAGAGGATGCAGATAACAACTTTGCCCATGTCCATTACACTATtgggaaggagattgtcgatctATGCCTGGACCGCGTGTACAAACTTGCAGACAACTGCACTGGGCTGCAGGGATTCTGGGCATTCTATGCTGTTGGTGGTGGTACTGGCTTTGGACTTGGTTCACTGTtattggagcttgccaagagtggtgtgGCCTTCAGATCAACTGTTACTGCTTGGAGCAAACTCTTGTCTGATGCTTTTTGGTGTGTACAGCTAAAAGGAGATGTTGGGAAGTTGCAGGCTCATGGCAATGCAAAACTAGTGGTCAAGAGCAATACttgcttgctgaaatttctgattgCCAAGGTGATCAGCAGGAGGGTCAATGAATTTCATTTGCTGGGATCCGAGTGCTGCATTACTATACTGGAGCATCCGATCTTCATTTTCCTTGATAAGATGGATAATTCTTCGGTCATCTTGCCAATCCAAAAGAATGGGAATGATCTGGAAGTTAGTTTACTGAATCATCATTGGGATCTTGCTGGTTCCAACTTCATTCAGTTACTGTTGAAGGCTCTAGCAAGCTTTAATATTTGTGATGGTCCGGAAAGATGGCTAGTAGAGCTTGCTGTGTTGTGCGAGTGCAAGAAAGAAGTGGAGATGCTGCTGCCCTTGACTTCGCCAATTCCAATATTTCCAAATGTCAGAAACTATTATAGATGCATGAGTGAAGCTGATGCAAATGCTGTTCCAAGCTTTTTGATTGATACAACACTGCCACCTATGGTTCAGTCAATAAATTTTTCTGAGATTTTCCAACCCTTCAGGAGCTTTCAGTTCTCAGTATGGGTCATTTCCATGGACACAATAGGTTGGCTGGTGTTTGACCGAGGTTAA